In Scyliorhinus canicula chromosome 8, sScyCan1.1, whole genome shotgun sequence, one DNA window encodes the following:
- the LOC119970130 gene encoding LOW QUALITY PROTEIN: thymic stromal cotransporter homolog (The sequence of the model RefSeq protein was modified relative to this genomic sequence to represent the inferred CDS: deleted 1 base in 1 codon), which translates to MEMCRKLFSLIEIVVGLQQMAGAFFDTSLLMLVQDRSINNQTNPATSGNRTQQHDDISRFFMIYLNLLRTSSLPLTYYLSDRGDKDSNRKVTICVPLLGYLVSRPLLLFVILFDWPLEVMFATALVNGLTGGSSTFRSGVMAFASDTSSQEKRSSRLNRVKLAYGAAAMLGSIASGHLFIYFTTSHDLDAGLMVISFIFYLLTCVCSVWGLKSSPNQTQAGSSGYGRLLDEGHQESDDRAPDGAESENTTWDEDQGERSRLLGGLSDPRTRGNPQGDGSVDKTTIGLLFAAGVLYHFGLSSALDVLPIFVLKEPLNWNAVWVGYGNATGYALFLTSFLGVLFFSKWLKDTSLIVMGMVSFSTGMLIMAFVEWTFLYFIARIVMIFALIPLPTIRSVISKQIKDTSYGKWFGLLEICLTISGVIASTVFHSVYGSTKDVYPSICFGVSTAISCLAIIPIIMVERRLSSPPRFPEN; encoded by the exons ATGGAGATGTGTCGAAAGCTGTTCTCTCTCATCGAGATTGTGGTAGGTTTACAACAGATGGCCGGTGCTTTCTTTGACACCTCCCTGTTGATGCTGGTCCAGGATCGCTCCATAAACAACCAGACCAACCCCGCAACATCTGGAAACCGAACCCAGCAGCATGACGACATCTCTCGGTTCTTCATGATCTACCTCAACTTGTTGAGGACCTCCTCTCTGCCCCTCACCTACTACCTGTCCGACAGAGGAGATAAAGACTCCAACAGGAAGGTCACCATTTGTGTTCCCCTGCTGGGGTACCTGGTGTCCAGGCCTCTGCTGCTCTTTGTCATCCTGTTTGATTGGCCCTTGGAGGTGATGTTCGCCACCGCCctggtgaatggcctcactggggGTTCGAGTACCTTCCGGTCTGGGGTCATGGCTTTTGCCTCCGACACCTCCTCACAGGAGAAGCGATCATCCAGGCTGAACCGAGTTAAGCTGGCCTATGGAGCGGCAGCGATGCTGGGGAGTATCGCGTCCGGTCACCTCTTCATTTATTTCACAACCTCACATGACCTGGATGCTGGGTTGATGGTCATTAGTTTTATTTTTTACCTTTTGACCTGCGTTTGTAGCGTCTGGGGGCTAAAATCATCACCCAACCAAACACAAGCTGGATCTTCTGGATATGGCAGGCTGTTGGACGAAGGACATCAGGAAAGTGACGATCGAGCTCCTGATGGGGCTGAGTCAGAAAATACAACTTGGGATGAAGATCAAGGTGAAAGGTCAAGGTTGCTGGGTGGCCTGAGCGATCCCCGGACTCGAGGCAATCCACAAGGTGACGGGTCGGTGGATAAAACCACAATTGGGCTGCTCTTTGCCGCTGGGGTTTTGTATCACTTCGGGTTGAGTAGTGCACTGGATGTGCTGCCCATATTTGTACTAAAGGAGCCACTGAATTGGAATGCTGTCTGGGTCGGTTATGGCAACGCGACAGGATACGCCCTCTTCCTCACCAGCTTCCTCGGAGttctg tttttttccaaatggtTGAAGGACACTTCCTTGATTGTGATGGGAATGGTGTCATTTTCCACTGGAATGCTAATCATGGCCTTCGTGGAGTGGACATTCCTATATTTCATTG CCCGGATTGTGATGATTTTTGCTCTTATTCCTCTACCGACGATACGATCTGTGATTTCTAAGCAAATAAAAGACACTTCGTACG GGAAATGGTTTGGCTTACTTGAGATTTGCCTGACCATCTCTGGAGTCATTGCTTCAACCGTTTTCCACAGTGTTTACGGATCAACGAAAGACGTGTACCCTTCCATCTGTTTTGGGGTTTCTACTGCCATCAGTTGCCTGGCTATCATTCCCATAAT CATGGTGGAGCGCAGACTGTCCAGCCCTCCCAGGTTTCCAGAAAACTGA